One region of Haladaptatus cibarius D43 genomic DNA includes:
- a CDS encoding IMPACT family protein has translation MGGTTYRTVAGHGEIAFEVRGSEFIGYVAPVESVETAESFVEQIEERHPDATHNVPAYRVRAGNAEEAAVGFLREYSTDDGEPSGSAGKPMLNVLQQREVENVAAVVTRYYGGTNLGVGGLVRAYSRAVKEAVDVAEIVEERPHERFGIAVTYDDSGTVHGIIESEEVEFEAEYGEDVQFSVRVPIEETDALCDRLQSATSGRAEIDADVDSDADN, from the coding sequence ATGGGTGGCACAACGTACCGAACCGTAGCGGGGCACGGAGAAATCGCCTTCGAAGTTCGGGGTTCTGAGTTCATCGGCTACGTCGCGCCAGTCGAGAGCGTCGAAACGGCCGAATCGTTCGTAGAGCAAATCGAGGAACGTCATCCCGATGCAACCCACAACGTGCCTGCGTATCGAGTTCGGGCCGGGAATGCCGAGGAAGCCGCTGTCGGGTTCCTCCGTGAATATTCCACCGACGATGGAGAACCCTCCGGAAGTGCCGGAAAACCGATGTTAAACGTCCTCCAGCAACGTGAGGTGGAGAACGTGGCCGCCGTCGTCACGCGCTACTACGGCGGCACCAACCTCGGCGTCGGCGGTTTGGTTCGGGCGTACTCCCGCGCCGTCAAGGAGGCGGTTGACGTCGCCGAAATTGTGGAAGAACGGCCGCACGAACGATTCGGAATTGCGGTCACCTACGACGATTCGGGAACCGTTCACGGAATTATCGAGAGCGAAGAGGTAGAGTTCGAGGCCGAGTACGGCGAAGACGTACAGTTTTCGGTTCGCGTGCCAATCGAAGAGACAGACGCTCTCTGTGACCGACTTCAAAGCGCAACCAGTGGTCGGGCCGAAATCGACGCCGATGTCGATTCGGATGCGGACAACTGA